A single Fundidesulfovibrio soli DNA region contains:
- a CDS encoding dynamin family protein, which produces MSAAPTLVDHALAERRAALSALLGGLCSLAERAGRADVAQDARSLLTAAGEPFLFVAVGEVKTGKSSFINALLGEQAAQVAPDPCTDRIQIISYGPERASLEEGPLLTRLLLPHPILREVAVVDTPGVDSVVDRHQEVTERFIPRSDLVLFTFSALNPYTRSAWDFLEQVAGRWRRKVVLVLTQADLASVEQLSVNRRKVAELAREKGLGEPPVFVVSSVLEAVQPELSGIEAVRRHIREMVTGGAHGSAKLESLARGALGLLDGLDAQGLEQRAALAKDQARLSNLLERLDMARDAAAREAGLLASQVMRSYDQACADYLAAVELELSFPSMVRRSLGSFFRRRSGVPALLDELARAFRDSLEGKVDALAREGASNLTRNLGLELSQMARDLRELAGPGAAPDAARLDLQREAVLRDVAAGLDSFLASGGQPGRVDPLSVARMDPKAAMGGLMVLAGGLFVLSVKGVVVDVTGGVLAGAGVLLAGGVLAVSRPRLIRRVREELSQGGRRLEEELDALLRTRVERIFSDIVALLEPLRSELDRRGQALAEQEAQAASLREGFAKALDTPGQTA; this is translated from the coding sequence TTGAGCGCCGCGCCCACCCTGGTGGACCACGCCCTGGCCGAACGCAGGGCCGCCCTGTCCGCACTGCTTGGCGGGCTGTGCTCCCTGGCGGAGCGCGCCGGGCGGGCCGACGTGGCGCAGGATGCGCGCTCCCTGCTCACGGCGGCGGGCGAGCCCTTCCTGTTCGTGGCCGTGGGCGAGGTGAAGACGGGCAAGTCCAGCTTCATCAACGCCCTGCTGGGGGAACAGGCTGCCCAGGTGGCCCCCGACCCCTGCACGGACCGCATCCAGATCATCAGCTACGGCCCGGAGCGGGCATCCCTGGAGGAAGGCCCGCTGCTCACCCGGCTGCTGCTGCCCCATCCCATCCTGCGCGAAGTGGCCGTGGTGGACACCCCGGGCGTGGACTCCGTGGTGGACAGGCACCAGGAGGTGACCGAGCGCTTCATCCCCCGCAGCGACCTCGTGCTGTTCACCTTCTCGGCCCTGAACCCCTATACGCGCTCCGCCTGGGATTTCCTGGAGCAGGTGGCCGGGCGCTGGCGGCGCAAGGTGGTGCTGGTGCTCACCCAGGCTGACCTGGCCAGCGTGGAGCAGCTCTCCGTCAACCGGCGCAAGGTGGCGGAGCTGGCCCGCGAGAAGGGGCTGGGCGAGCCGCCGGTGTTCGTGGTTTCCTCCGTGCTGGAGGCCGTGCAGCCGGAGCTTTCCGGCATCGAGGCGGTGCGCCGCCACATTCGGGAGATGGTCACGGGCGGGGCGCACGGGTCGGCCAAGCTGGAATCATTGGCCAGGGGGGCGCTGGGCCTGCTGGACGGCCTGGACGCCCAGGGCCTTGAGCAGCGCGCGGCCCTCGCCAAGGATCAGGCCCGCCTTTCTAACCTGCTGGAGCGCCTGGACATGGCCCGCGACGCCGCCGCGCGCGAGGCCGGGCTGCTGGCCTCGCAGGTGATGCGCAGCTACGACCAGGCCTGCGCCGACTACCTGGCCGCCGTGGAGCTGGAGCTCTCCTTCCCCAGCATGGTGCGCCGCAGCCTGGGGAGCTTCTTCCGCAGGCGCTCAGGCGTGCCCGCCCTGCTCGATGAGCTGGCCCGCGCCTTCAGGGATTCGCTGGAGGGCAAGGTGGACGCCCTGGCCCGAGAGGGGGCATCCAACCTGACGCGCAACCTGGGGCTCGAACTTTCGCAGATGGCCCGCGACCTGCGCGAGCTGGCCGGGCCTGGCGCCGCCCCGGACGCCGCCCGGCTTGACCTCCAGCGCGAGGCCGTGCTGCGCGACGTGGCCGCCGGGCTGGACAGCTTCCTCGCCTCCGGGGGGCAGCCCGGGCGGGTGGACCCCCTGAGCGTGGCCCGCATGGACCCCAAGGCGGCCATGGGCGGGCTCATGGTGCTGGCGGGGGGGCTCTTCGTGCTCTCCGTGAAGGGCGTCGTGGTGGACGTCACGGGCGGAGTGCTGGCCGGGGCGGGCGTGCTCCTGGCGGGCGGGGTGCTCGCCGTGAGCAGGCCCAGGCTCATCCGGCGGGTGCGCGAGGAGCTGAGCCAGGGCGGACGCCGCCTGGAGGAGGAGCTGGACGCCCTGCTGCGAACCCGCGTGGAACGGATATTCTCGGATATCGTCGCCCTGCTTGAGCCCCTCAGGTCCGAGCTGGACCGGCGCGGACAGGCCCTTGCGGAGCAGGAGGCCCAAGCCGCCTCGCTTCGGGAAGGATTCGCCAAAGCCCTTGACACACCGGGGCAAACCGCCTAA
- the rpsF gene encoding 30S ribosomal protein S6: MRKYETLLLLSPELNAESKKELIESLSGLIVRQEGTMLTVDDWGTKELAYPVRKQVRGQYVRMEFAAPGTAVAELERIVRITDGIYKFVTVKLADKFEPAAPVEA; the protein is encoded by the coding sequence ATGCGTAAGTACGAGACGCTTCTGCTGTTGAGCCCCGAGCTCAACGCGGAAAGCAAGAAAGAGCTCATCGAAAGCCTCAGCGGCCTCATCGTCCGCCAGGAAGGCACGATGCTGACCGTTGACGACTGGGGAACCAAGGAACTGGCCTACCCCGTGCGCAAGCAGGTGCGCGGCCAGTACGTCCGCATGGAGTTCGCCGCTCCCGGCACGGCCGTTGCCGAACTGGAGCGCATCGTGCGCATCACGGACGGCATCTACAAGTTCGTCACCGTCAAGCTGGCCGACAAGTTCGAGCCCGCCGCCCCCGTGGAGGCCTAA
- the rpsR gene encoding 30S ribosomal protein S18, whose translation MSFKKKFTPKKKFCRFCANKNLPMDYKRPDILRDFITERGKIIARRITGTCAKCQRRLTTQIKRARQMALIYYTATHSAELLKKMP comes from the coding sequence ATGTCCTTCAAGAAGAAATTCACCCCCAAGAAGAAGTTCTGCCGGTTCTGCGCCAACAAGAACCTGCCCATGGACTACAAGCGCCCCGACATCCTGCGCGACTTCATCACCGAGCGCGGCAAGATCATCGCCCGCCGCATCACCGGCACCTGCGCCAAGTGCCAGCGCCGGCTGACCACCCAGATCAAGCGTGCGCGCCAGATGGCCCTCATCTACTACACCGCCACGCACAGCGCCGAACTTCTGAAGAAGATGCCGTAG
- the rplI gene encoding 50S ribosomal protein L9, with the protein MKLILRADMENLGKLGDVVTVKPGYGRNFLIPQGLAMLATNSNLKVFELERKKLQAKMDSLRAGATDLAEKLAAADVAIEVRTGDGDKLYGSVTSAMIADNLEAQGIVVDRKKIMLEDAIRTLGVHEVEVKLHADVRGVVRVRVCRQGEKLLTPEAEAAESGQPTDEAQA; encoded by the coding sequence ATGAAACTCATCCTGCGCGCCGATATGGAAAACCTGGGCAAACTGGGCGATGTCGTCACCGTCAAGCCCGGTTACGGCCGCAACTTCCTCATTCCCCAGGGCCTGGCCATGCTGGCCACCAACTCCAACCTGAAGGTCTTCGAACTGGAGCGCAAGAAGCTCCAGGCCAAGATGGACTCCCTGCGCGCAGGCGCCACCGACCTGGCTGAGAAGCTGGCCGCCGCCGACGTGGCCATCGAGGTGCGCACCGGCGACGGCGACAAGCTGTACGGCTCCGTCACCTCCGCCATGATCGCCGACAACCTGGAAGCCCAGGGCATCGTCGTCGACCGCAAGAAGATCATGCTCGAGGACGCCATCCGCACCCTCGGCGTGCACGAAGTGGAAGTGAAGCTCCACGCCGACGTGCGCGGCGTCGTGCGCGTGCGCGTCTGCCGTCAGGGCGAGAAGCTCCTGACCCCCGAAGCCGAAGCGGCGGAAAGTGGACAGCCCACAGACGAAGCCCAGGCGTAA
- the dnaB gene encoding replicative DNA helicase: MDSPQTKPRRKTRRGAGEADGQLAPQTLERVSGDLLRRVPPHSPEAEQSVLGGILIKNSTLHALIDILGEDDFYSPVHRAIYQACLELNRKSVAVDLVTLADELARMGKLDDVGGPIYLAELASATVSAANAEYHAQIVRDKAVKRRLISAASDIIEKVFEGAEETEALLDASEQAVFAISDSKKTGVMSPSKTLVDSVFEQLTARMANHEVVTGVPTGYYSFDEYTAGLQPSDLIIVAGRPSMGKTAFAMNLAMRAACMYNTPTAIFSLEMSKEQIMMRTLCSWGKVDLSKLRKGRLDDNDWAKLYDAANAISPAPLFIDDSAALTTMEVRSRCRRLKAEHGLGLVVVDYLQLMRSARRVDSREQEISDISRNLKALAKEMHVPVIALSQLNRKVEERGDKRPMMSDLRESGAIEQDADMIIFLYREAAYKKKDELTPEDNVAEIIIGKQRNGPTGMVKLRFFRESTSFENPTDIPPPSEYGG, translated from the coding sequence GTGGACAGCCCACAGACGAAGCCCAGGCGTAAGACCCGTCGCGGGGCGGGCGAGGCCGACGGCCAGCTCGCCCCGCAAACTCTCGAGCGGGTCTCCGGCGATCTCCTTCGCCGCGTCCCCCCGCATTCTCCCGAAGCCGAGCAATCCGTCCTGGGCGGGATTCTGATCAAGAATTCCACCCTCCACGCCCTCATCGACATCCTCGGGGAAGACGACTTCTATTCCCCGGTGCACCGGGCCATCTACCAGGCCTGCCTCGAACTCAATCGAAAATCTGTCGCCGTTGACCTGGTGACCCTGGCCGACGAGCTGGCCCGCATGGGCAAGCTCGACGACGTGGGCGGCCCCATCTACCTGGCGGAGCTGGCCAGCGCCACGGTAAGCGCGGCCAACGCCGAGTATCACGCCCAGATCGTGCGGGACAAGGCGGTGAAGCGCCGCCTGATCTCCGCCGCCTCGGACATCATCGAGAAGGTCTTCGAGGGCGCTGAGGAGACCGAGGCCCTGCTGGACGCCTCCGAGCAGGCCGTGTTCGCCATCTCGGACTCCAAGAAGACCGGCGTCATGAGCCCCAGCAAGACGCTGGTGGATTCGGTGTTCGAGCAGCTCACCGCCCGCATGGCCAACCACGAGGTGGTCACCGGCGTGCCCACGGGCTACTACAGCTTCGACGAATACACCGCCGGGCTCCAGCCCTCTGACCTGATCATCGTGGCGGGCCGCCCCTCCATGGGCAAGACGGCCTTCGCCATGAACCTGGCCATGCGCGCGGCTTGCATGTACAACACGCCCACGGCCATTTTCTCCCTGGAAATGAGCAAAGAGCAGATCATGATGCGCACGCTCTGCTCCTGGGGCAAGGTGGACCTCTCCAAGCTGCGCAAGGGCAGGCTGGACGACAACGACTGGGCCAAGCTCTACGACGCGGCCAACGCCATCTCCCCCGCGCCCCTGTTCATCGACGACTCCGCGGCCCTGACCACCATGGAGGTGCGCTCCCGCTGCCGCCGCCTCAAGGCCGAGCACGGCCTGGGCCTGGTGGTTGTGGACTACCTCCAGCTCATGCGCTCCGCGCGCCGCGTTGACTCGCGCGAGCAGGAGATATCAGACATTTCCCGCAACCTGAAGGCCCTCGCCAAGGAGATGCACGTCCCCGTGATCGCGCTCTCCCAGCTCAACCGCAAGGTGGAGGAGCGCGGCGACAAGCGCCCCATGATGAGCGACCTGCGCGAATCAGGCGCCATCGAGCAGGATGCGGACATGATCATCTTCCTCTACCGCGAAGCCGCCTACAAGAAGAAGGACGAGCTGACCCCCGAGGACAACGTGGCCGAGATCATCATCGGCAAGCAGCGCAACGGCCCCACCGGCATGGTCAAGCTGCGCTTCTTCCGGGAATCCACCTCCTTCGAGAACCCCACGGACATCCCGCCGCCCTCCGAATACGGCGGCTGA
- a CDS encoding phenylacetate--CoA ligase family protein yields MYYDPAESLTREDISRLQLSRLRTTVERAARSPLYARKLKEAGLRPEDVKTLDDVRRIPFTAKQDLRESYPDGLNAAPTEQMVRLHVSSGTTGTPTVVYHTASDISWWSSLVARCMHMVGMRPGDVFQNTTSYGLFTGGLGMHYGAERLGCLAIPMGAGNSQRQLKLIQDFKVTALHIIPSYALYLANFCEQHGVDPKGLGLRIALVGAEPHSEETRRRLEDIFGFKAFNSYGLSEMNGPGVAFECREQSGMHLWEDAYLAEVIDPETLEPVAEGEVGELVLTTLCREGMPILRYRTRDLTRFLPGRCPCGREHARLDRITGRSDDLIIIKGVNIYPMQIEQVLMRLPEVGQNYLIELESEGPIDQIRIKVEVREDVFVEDMRVLGALRTRIAHMMRDELQVTPKVDLVEHNSLPKSEGKAVRVVDKRAKDS; encoded by the coding sequence ATGTACTACGATCCGGCCGAGTCCCTCACCCGCGAGGACATCTCCCGCCTGCAGCTTTCCCGCCTGCGCACCACCGTGGAGCGCGCCGCGCGCTCGCCCCTCTACGCCCGCAAGCTCAAGGAGGCCGGCCTGCGCCCAGAGGACGTGAAGACCCTGGACGACGTGCGCCGCATCCCCTTCACCGCCAAGCAGGACCTGCGCGAGTCCTACCCCGACGGCCTCAACGCCGCGCCCACGGAACAGATGGTGCGCCTGCACGTCTCCTCCGGCACCACGGGCACACCAACCGTGGTCTACCACACCGCCTCGGACATCAGCTGGTGGAGCTCCCTGGTGGCGCGCTGCATGCACATGGTGGGAATGCGCCCCGGCGACGTGTTCCAGAACACCACCAGCTACGGCCTGTTCACCGGCGGGCTGGGCATGCACTACGGGGCGGAGCGCCTGGGCTGCCTGGCCATCCCCATGGGCGCGGGCAACAGCCAGCGCCAGCTGAAGCTCATCCAGGACTTCAAGGTCACGGCCCTGCACATCATCCCCTCCTACGCGCTCTACCTGGCCAACTTCTGCGAGCAGCACGGCGTGGACCCCAAGGGCCTGGGCCTGCGCATCGCCCTGGTGGGCGCGGAGCCCCACTCCGAGGAGACACGCCGCCGCCTGGAGGACATCTTCGGCTTCAAGGCCTTCAACTCCTACGGCCTCTCGGAGATGAACGGCCCCGGCGTGGCCTTCGAGTGCCGGGAGCAGAGCGGCATGCACCTCTGGGAGGACGCCTACCTGGCCGAGGTCATCGACCCGGAGACCCTCGAGCCCGTGGCCGAGGGCGAGGTGGGCGAACTGGTGCTCACCACGCTCTGCCGAGAGGGCATGCCCATCCTGCGCTACCGCACCCGGGACCTGACCCGCTTCCTGCCCGGGCGCTGCCCCTGCGGGCGCGAACACGCCCGGCTGGACCGCATCACCGGCCGCTCGGACGACCTGATCATCATCAAGGGCGTGAACATCTACCCCATGCAGATCGAGCAGGTGCTCATGCGCCTGCCCGAGGTGGGCCAGAACTACTTGATCGAGTTGGAGAGCGAAGGCCCCATCGACCAGATCCGCATCAAGGTGGAGGTCCGCGAGGACGTCTTCGTGGAGGACATGCGCGTGCTGGGCGCGCTGCGCACCAGGATCGCCCACATGATGCGCGACGAGCTGCAAGTGACCCCCAAGGTGGACCTTGTGGAGCACAACAGCCTGCCCAAGAGCGAGGGCAAGGCCGTGCGCGTGGTGGATAAGCGCGCCAAGGACAGTTAG
- a CDS encoding DUF456 domain-containing protein, protein MEYFYASLFLAVQLAVLGLNVLGLPANWIMLGLAWLWGFIHPSLPLGWGFFAPLIAMAAAGEALEFGAQYVGTKKYGGSSKGNMGSFIGAIVGAIFCAPFLLGFGALLGAVGGAYLGCYAFERMHGRPSPEAWHAAKGAMWGRVLGFVVKIGLGGAMLALIARSIWPGKAAQQAVVLLGF, encoded by the coding sequence ATGGAATACTTCTACGCCTCCCTTTTCCTGGCCGTGCAGCTGGCGGTGCTCGGCCTCAACGTCCTGGGCCTGCCCGCCAACTGGATCATGCTGGGCCTGGCCTGGCTCTGGGGCTTCATCCATCCCTCGCTGCCGCTTGGCTGGGGCTTCTTCGCCCCGCTCATCGCCATGGCCGCCGCCGGTGAGGCCCTGGAGTTCGGCGCGCAGTACGTCGGCACCAAGAAGTACGGCGGCTCCTCCAAGGGCAACATGGGCTCCTTCATCGGGGCCATCGTGGGGGCCATCTTCTGCGCCCCGTTCCTGCTGGGCTTCGGCGCGCTGCTGGGCGCGGTGGGCGGGGCCTACCTGGGCTGCTACGCCTTCGAGCGCATGCACGGCCGCCCCTCGCCCGAGGCCTGGCACGCCGCCAAGGGGGCCATGTGGGGCAGGGTGCTGGGCTTCGTGGTCAAGATCGGCCTGGGCGGCGCCATGCTGGCCCTGATCGCCCGTTCGATCTGGCCCGGCAAGGCCGCACAGCAAGCCGTCGTGCTGCTTGGCTTTTAA
- the thrC gene encoding threonine synthase produces the protein MSNDFPTYRGNMEYFCLGCEERFDIGELHYTCPRCGGVFLLEDTWFDSLAENPPVYWKSLFDKRAATKTTPLRGIFRFYELMAPILEPQDIVYLGEGNTPVIEASPALSKVLGTPMAFKNDGQNPSASFKDRGMACAFSFLKSLVREKNWDSVLTVCASTGDTSAAAAQYAAYVGHPLTSVVILPQGKVTPSQLSQPLGSGAIVLEVPGVFDDCMKVVEHLADNYRVALLNSKNAWRILGQESYAFEVAQWYDWDTYRKAVFVPVGNAGNITAVMSGFLKLQRLGVIPSLPRIFGVQSAHADPVFRFYREPDPAKRVYEPVKVIPSVAQAAMIGNPVSFPRVKHFAEQYEKIGGPGSFQVIQVEEQEIMDAMLLANRHGHISCTQGGECLAGLIRAKEAGLIETSELAILDATAHSLKFSGFQEMYFTDSFPADYGVIPKPELVNKPELVITPEEKAALTPEEYTVKAAEKVVARLGLAGKN, from the coding sequence ATGAGCAACGATTTCCCCACGTATCGCGGAAACATGGAATATTTCTGCCTCGGCTGCGAGGAGCGCTTCGACATAGGCGAACTCCACTACACCTGCCCCAGGTGCGGCGGCGTGTTCCTGCTGGAGGACACCTGGTTCGACTCCCTGGCGGAGAACCCGCCAGTGTACTGGAAGTCGCTGTTCGACAAGCGCGCCGCAACCAAGACCACGCCCCTGCGCGGCATCTTCCGCTTCTACGAGCTGATGGCCCCCATCCTCGAGCCGCAGGACATCGTCTACCTGGGCGAGGGCAACACCCCGGTCATCGAGGCCAGCCCCGCGCTCTCCAAGGTCCTGGGCACGCCCATGGCCTTCAAGAACGACGGCCAGAACCCCTCGGCCTCCTTCAAGGATCGCGGCATGGCCTGCGCCTTCAGCTTCCTGAAGTCGCTGGTGCGCGAGAAGAACTGGGACAGCGTGCTCACCGTCTGCGCCTCCACGGGCGACACCTCCGCCGCCGCCGCGCAGTACGCGGCCTACGTGGGGCACCCGCTCACCTCCGTGGTCATCCTGCCGCAGGGCAAGGTCACGCCCTCGCAGCTCTCGCAGCCCCTGGGCAGCGGGGCCATCGTGCTGGAGGTGCCCGGCGTGTTCGACGACTGCATGAAGGTGGTGGAGCACCTGGCGGACAACTACCGCGTGGCGCTGCTCAACTCCAAGAACGCCTGGCGCATCCTGGGCCAGGAGTCCTACGCCTTCGAGGTGGCCCAGTGGTACGACTGGGACACCTACCGCAAGGCCGTGTTCGTGCCCGTGGGCAACGCGGGCAACATCACCGCCGTCATGAGCGGCTTCCTCAAGCTGCAGCGCCTGGGCGTCATCCCCTCGCTGCCGCGCATCTTCGGCGTGCAGTCCGCCCATGCGGACCCGGTGTTCCGCTTCTACCGCGAGCCCGACCCGGCCAAGCGCGTCTATGAGCCCGTGAAGGTCATCCCCAGCGTGGCCCAGGCCGCCATGATCGGCAACCCGGTCTCCTTCCCGCGCGTGAAGCACTTCGCCGAACAGTACGAGAAGATAGGCGGCCCCGGCTCTTTCCAGGTCATCCAGGTGGAGGAGCAGGAGATCATGGACGCCATGCTCCTGGCCAACCGCCACGGGCACATCAGCTGCACCCAGGGCGGCGAATGCCTGGCGGGCCTGATCCGCGCCAAGGAGGCCGGTCTGATCGAGACCTCGGAGCTGGCCATCCTGGACGCCACGGCCCACAGCTTGAAGTTCTCCGGCTTCCAGGAGATGTACTTCACGGATTCCTTCCCGGCGGACTACGGCGTGATCCCCAAGCCCGAGCTGGTGAACAAGCCCGAACTGGTCATCACCCCGGAGGAGAAGGCCGCCCTGACCCCCGAGGAGTACACCGTGAAGGCCGCCGAGAAGGTGGTGGCCCGCTTGGGCCTGGCCGGAAAGAACTAA
- a CDS encoding TlyA family RNA methyltransferase gives MANPKFRADQLLVDQGLSESRERAKRLVMAGQVYLTVNGKRELLDKPGRMLPAGAELSLAEPERFVSRGAYKLLTALTHFGLDVNGAVALDVGASTGGFTDCLLQHGAAKVYAVDVGTCQLHEKLRADPRVVSMEGVNFRTAAPDLIPELVDIAVIDVSFISLTKVLPAVTGFVKPGGRVVALVKPQFEVGPGQTVKGVVRDESLRQLAVRMVENAAQELGLHVLGVEPAAIKGPKGNQEYLLACVK, from the coding sequence ATGGCGAATCCCAAATTCAGGGCGGATCAGCTCCTGGTTGACCAGGGCCTCTCCGAGAGCCGCGAGCGGGCCAAGCGCCTGGTCATGGCCGGGCAGGTCTATCTCACCGTGAACGGCAAACGCGAGCTGCTGGACAAGCCCGGACGCATGCTGCCCGCGGGCGCGGAGCTCTCCCTGGCGGAGCCGGAGCGCTTCGTGAGCCGTGGGGCCTACAAGCTGCTCACGGCGCTTACGCATTTCGGGCTGGACGTGAACGGGGCCGTGGCCCTGGACGTGGGGGCCTCCACCGGGGGCTTCACGGACTGCCTGCTGCAGCACGGCGCGGCCAAGGTCTATGCCGTGGACGTGGGCACCTGCCAGCTGCACGAGAAGCTGCGCGCGGACCCGCGCGTGGTGAGCATGGAGGGCGTGAACTTCCGCACCGCCGCGCCGGATTTGATCCCCGAGCTGGTGGACATCGCGGTGATCGACGTGTCTTTCATTTCGCTGACCAAGGTGCTGCCCGCCGTGACCGGGTTCGTGAAGCCCGGCGGGCGCGTGGTGGCGCTGGTCAAGCCCCAGTTCGAGGTGGGGCCGGGCCAGACCGTGAAAGGCGTGGTGCGCGACGAAAGCCTTCGCCAGCTGGCCGTGAGGATGGTGGAAAACGCCGCGCAGGAGCTTGGCCTGCACGTGCTGGGCGTGGAGCCCGCCGCCATCAAGGGCCCCAAGGGCAACCAGGAGTATCTGCTGGCCTGCGTTAAATGA
- a CDS encoding class I SAM-dependent methyltransferase, with the protein MNTKLVIPDRFLLNAPKVLAMGPPAQTGRMLLYHLAARTGIPLEEMDLLDYGCGSRFADAIVNLEIPIKSYTGVDVKADMVEFLRENVTDERMSFHYIDVFNYVYNKAAPPLHIDSTLPEALSDRSFNVISMFSVITH; encoded by the coding sequence ATGAATACCAAACTCGTCATCCCCGACCGATTCCTGCTCAACGCTCCCAAGGTGCTGGCCATGGGGCCGCCCGCCCAAACCGGGAGGATGCTCCTGTACCACCTGGCCGCGCGCACGGGCATCCCCCTGGAGGAGATGGACCTGCTCGACTACGGCTGCGGCTCGCGCTTCGCGGACGCCATCGTGAACCTGGAGATACCCATCAAGAGCTATACGGGGGTGGACGTCAAGGCGGACATGGTGGAGTTCCTGCGGGAGAACGTCACCGACGAGCGTATGTCCTTCCACTATATCGACGTATTCAACTACGTCTACAACAAGGCCGCGCCTCCGCTGCACATCGACTCCACACTGCCTGAAGCCCTGTCCGACAGGAGTTTCAACGTCATATCCATGTTCTCGGTCATAACGCATTAG
- a CDS encoding YccF domain-containing protein has protein sequence MAPVNFFMNVLWLLFGGIWMGLGWCLAGLIMVVTVIGIPWARSCFVIAGLAFWPFGKMIVDRQYVQGYHDAGTGPLGLLGNVLWFVFAGWWLAVGHLSAALVNFLSIIGIPFGIQHLKLALISLAPVGKTVVNKPECVVCQ, from the coding sequence ATGGCTCCGGTCAATTTCTTCATGAACGTCCTCTGGCTCCTGTTCGGGGGCATCTGGATGGGGCTGGGCTGGTGCCTGGCCGGGCTGATCATGGTCGTCACCGTCATCGGCATCCCCTGGGCGCGCTCCTGCTTCGTCATCGCCGGGCTGGCCTTCTGGCCCTTCGGCAAAATGATCGTGGACCGCCAGTACGTGCAGGGCTACCACGACGCCGGCACCGGCCCCCTGGGTCTTTTGGGCAACGTGCTCTGGTTCGTGTTCGCGGGCTGGTGGCTGGCCGTGGGGCACCTGAGCGCGGCGCTGGTCAACTTCCTCTCCATCATCGGCATCCCCTTCGGCATCCAGCACCTCAAACTGGCGCTCATCTCCCTGGCCCCGGTGGGCAAGACGGTGGTGAACAAGCCGGAGTGCGTGGTCTGCCAGTAG
- a CDS encoding rhodanese-like domain-containing protein, translated as MTESATQPRDVDPETVRSILANTPPGGVTVLDVRQPWEYEQFHLPGATLLPLGELEERMGSVPADKPLIVYCHSGRRSAAAASLLAGRGHPGVMNMLGGVMAWTGATAVGAPQTGLQYYRGDETPEEILALAYAMEAGLGEFYECLASSAATPELAETFSRLAGFEDKHKLMVYHLYKRLHPESATVEDLAGRATAKALEGGRSGEEILADAKSLDGARSALELAMGVEAQAMDLYMRQAALAKDEQAREALLELAREERTHLRSLAVLMDRLGQAPKAAPA; from the coding sequence ATGACGGAGAGCGCCACCCAGCCCAGAGACGTGGACCCTGAAACCGTGCGTTCCATCCTGGCAAACACCCCGCCGGGGGGCGTGACCGTCCTGGATGTGCGCCAGCCCTGGGAATACGAGCAGTTCCACCTGCCCGGAGCCACGCTCCTGCCGCTTGGCGAGCTTGAGGAGCGCATGGGCTCCGTCCCGGCAGACAAGCCCCTGATCGTCTACTGCCATTCCGGACGGCGCAGCGCCGCGGCGGCGTCCCTGCTGGCCGGGCGCGGCCATCCCGGCGTGATGAACATGCTGGGCGGCGTCATGGCCTGGACCGGGGCCACCGCCGTGGGCGCGCCGCAGACCGGGCTGCAGTATTACCGGGGCGACGAGACCCCGGAGGAGATCCTGGCCCTGGCCTACGCCATGGAGGCTGGCCTGGGCGAATTCTACGAGTGTCTGGCCTCCTCCGCCGCCACCCCCGAACTGGCCGAGACCTTCTCCCGGCTGGCCGGCTTCGAGGACAAGCACAAGCTCATGGTCTACCACCTCTACAAGCGGCTCCACCCCGAGAGCGCGACCGTGGAGGACCTGGCAGGCCGGGCGACCGCCAAGGCTCTGGAGGGCGGGCGCAGCGGCGAGGAGATCCTTGCGGACGCCAAGTCCCTGGATGGGGCGCGGTCCGCGCTTGAGCTGGCCATGGGCGTCGAGGCCCAGGCCATGGACCTCTACATGCGCCAGGCCGCCCTGGCCAAGGACGAGCAGGCCAGGGAAGCCCTGCTGGAGCTGGCCCGGGAGGAGCGCACGCACCTGCGCTCCCTGGCGGTGCTCATGGACAGGCTGGGCCAGGCCCCCAAAGCCGCCCCCGCCTAG
- a CDS encoding rhodanese-like domain-containing protein gives MFQQARRPWWPDVVVLTVISIMAAWVVNVARPQPLPWWGDYKAVKVQEAARKGLEVLTPAQAMEALKAGTWVFVDAREPDEFAAGHIPGAVHISAEALLTGLDAAAQAFPKDKPLLFYCGGISCPKSKDLAEGFKQMGFTALAVMPEGMDGWIAAGGAVEGGN, from the coding sequence ATGTTCCAGCAAGCGCGCCGCCCCTGGTGGCCGGATGTCGTTGTTCTCACAGTCATATCAATCATGGCCGCCTGGGTTGTCAATGTCGCCAGGCCGCAGCCCCTGCCCTGGTGGGGGGATTACAAGGCCGTCAAGGTCCAGGAGGCGGCCCGCAAAGGCCTGGAGGTGCTCACCCCCGCCCAGGCCATGGAGGCGCTGAAGGCCGGGACCTGGGTGTTCGTGGACGCCCGCGAGCCGGACGAGTTCGCCGCCGGGCACATCCCGGGCGCGGTGCACATTTCCGCCGAGGCGCTGCTCACCGGTCTGGACGCCGCCGCACAGGCCTTCCCCAAGGACAAGCCCCTGCTGTTCTACTGCGGCGGCATCAGCTGCCCCAAGAGCAAGGATCTGGCCGAAGGCTTCAAGCAGATGGGCTTCACCGCCCTGGCCGTGATGCCCGAGGGCATGGATGGCTGGATCGCCGCGGGCGGCGCGGTGGAGGGGGGCAACTGA